In Mangifera indica cultivar Alphonso chromosome 1, CATAS_Mindica_2.1, whole genome shotgun sequence, a single genomic region encodes these proteins:
- the LOC123195431 gene encoding uncharacterized protein LOC123195431: protein MPSEPDLVRFWMRCNTLVRAWISNCLTEEIAAGLPPTEDAGELWGFIKDMYGALDLAKIYSVQQILAEIRQENLPVTNYFNKLSVAWNELDAVEESIVAPPEVLRQIQCAKERERSTHFLMGLNEEFVAFRTHILTFAEAPSLRRAYHLVVQDESQRSLGHHEEKGMAVLVAYQMRETSGEDNEIGQAQSFNLHSKMNGQDGVKRSNGPYSSTTQNQFGTQAFNNFCQVPSNCNNYNQPPKQKGKLYCDYCKQRNHTKDTCWKLHGHPGFSKTKVEGPTANQTASTSMGATTGLSSE, encoded by the coding sequence ATGCCGTCGGAACCCGATCTTGTCCGATTTTGGATGCGATGTAACACTCTTGTCCGCGCTTGGATTAGCAATTGTTTGACTGAAGAGATCGCGGCTGGTCTACCACCTACAGAAGATGCAGGCGAGCTTTGGGGATTCATCAAAGACATGTATGGAGCTTTAGATCTTGCAAAGATCTACAGCGTTCAACAGATTCTTGCAGAGATCCGACAAGAAAATCTGCCCGTCACGAACTACTTCAACAAGCTTTCTGTCGCCTGGAACGAATTGGATGCTGTTGAGGAGTCGATCGTTGCACCACCGGAGGTTCTCCGACAGATCCAATGCGCGAAGGAACGGGAGAGGTCGACGCATTTTCTGATGGGGCTGAATGAAGAATTTGTGGCTTTCAGAACCCATATTCTCACTTTTGCGGAAGCACCATCACTGCGACGTGCGTATCATCTTGTCGTCCAAGATGAAAGCCAGAGGAGTCTCGGTCACCATGAAGAAAAGGGCATGGCGGTTTTGGTTGCTTATCAAATGAGGGAGACATCTGGAGAAGATAATGAAATAGGGCAAGCTCAAAGTTTTAATTTACATAGCAAGATGAACGGCCAGGATGGAGTCAAGAGATCTAACGGCCCATATTCGTCCacaactcaaaatcaatttgGCACCCAagcttttaacaatttttgtcaAGTCCCAAGCAATTGTAATAATTACAATCAACCACCCAAACAAAAGGGAAAGCTATATTGTGATTATTGCAAACAACGTAATCACACCAAAGACACTTGTTGGAAGCTACATGGTCATCCTGGATTCAGCAAAACAAAGGTAGAAGGGCCCACTGCAAATCAAACGGCTTCAACAAGTATGGGAGCTACAACCGGTCTTTCGTCTGAATAA